TTCCGGTCTTGCAGATGGTATCGATACGCTAGCGCACAAAACCTGCGTTGAGGAAGGTGGCCGTACCGTTGCCGTTGTGGGAACGGGGGTGGATATTGTCTATCCCAGCTCCAACCGCACACTAGCCCAACGTATTCTTGAACAGGGGCTGATCCTCAGCGAATATCCGGCGGGCACGAAACCCGACCGCGCCCACTTCCCCCGCCGCAACCGGATTATTGCTGGTCTTAGCCGTGCCACCCTGGTTTTGGAGGCCCCCAGTCGTTCCGGGGCGCTAATCACCGCTCGCTTGGCCAATGATTGCGGGCGGGATGTCTATGCTCTTCCCGGTTCTCTCGACAATGAACGCTCGTTGGGTTGCTTAGAACTGCTCAACCAAGGGGCTCAGGTGGTGTTGGGCGAGGCGGATTTATTAGAGCGTCTTGGCAGCCTGCCCAGCTTCCTGACTGCTCCCGTTGAACAGCTTTCCTTGCTGTCGCCGCTACCATCCCTCACCCCTGATCTGTCCAAAATTTTGAACGCTATGTCCCTAGAGGCGATCGCGTTGGATGGCATTGTTCAAACCACCGGATTAGCTACAGGACTGGTC
This genomic interval from Candidatus Obscuribacterales bacterium contains the following:
- the dprA gene encoding DNA-processing protein DprA, which codes for MTSDRAYWLAWSTLTGIGPILLQRLQRHFGTLAAAWDAPAAALGEVDGFGRQTCDSILRERSHLDPAELLATHSDHNPNFWTPADPDYPRLLLEIPDPPPVLYYRGQVNPQENQGILPAIALVGTRSPSDYGRRWTQRLTQALIDSGWTIVSGLADGIDTLAHKTCVEEGGRTVAVVGTGVDIVYPSSNRTLAQRILEQGLILSEYPAGTKPDRAHFPRRNRIIAGLSRATLVLEAPSRSGALITARLANDCGRDVYALPGSLDNERSLGCLELLNQGAQVVLGEADLLERLGSLPSFLTAPVEQLSLLSPLPSLTPDLSKILNAMSLEAIALDGIVQTTGLATGLVLGSLTQLEMMGLVTQLPGSRYQRC